In Fibrobacter sp. UWB15, a genomic segment contains:
- a CDS encoding ABC transporter substrate-binding protein gives MNQKQIFNKIRNRIAFTILFSLACATSAIAADKISIGYLSSTGQGKFFIAKDAGIFEKNGLDVTLVEFSNSGDGIAAVRAGKLDAGAFGSLAPLIHISQGADIRVIGGIMGGDQAVITRKENAGAVKKLSDLKGKKIATIRLGTADAIVRGGLKKEGVDWRKDVSIVELKNPPAVIEAVKNGSVFAGVTWGPHDLRAEDAGLSVVLRSKDINPGHICCRLIASLRKIEGRDDVYKRLVKSLIEAEELVQNDHKKSVEIIAKWIKLDTALVNKAFYSGHVTQDTDPNVKGVEFFWDFLKDAEFIKSDRKVSEYVRTDFYKAAIAELRKENPKSEFYAKAENIFKSRN, from the coding sequence ATGAATCAGAAACAAATTTTCAATAAAATCCGCAATCGAATTGCTTTCACGATCCTCTTTAGCCTCGCCTGCGCTACTTCTGCAATCGCCGCAGACAAGATTTCCATCGGTTACCTGTCTTCTACAGGTCAAGGAAAATTCTTTATCGCTAAAGATGCTGGCATTTTCGAGAAAAATGGCCTTGACGTAACGCTCGTTGAATTTTCGAATTCCGGCGACGGCATTGCCGCTGTCCGCGCAGGCAAACTCGATGCAGGTGCATTCGGTTCTCTCGCTCCGCTCATTCATATTTCTCAGGGTGCCGACATCCGCGTGATTGGCGGTATCATGGGTGGTGACCAGGCCGTGATTACCCGCAAGGAAAATGCAGGGGCAGTTAAAAAGCTGAGTGACCTCAAGGGCAAGAAAATCGCCACCATTCGCTTGGGCACTGCTGACGCCATTGTCCGCGGAGGCCTCAAGAAAGAAGGCGTTGACTGGCGCAAGGACGTCTCCATCGTGGAACTCAAGAACCCGCCTGCAGTGATCGAAGCCGTCAAGAACGGTAGCGTATTCGCCGGCGTCACTTGGGGCCCTCACGACCTCCGCGCCGAAGATGCTGGCCTTTCCGTGGTGCTCCGCAGTAAGGACATTAACCCCGGCCATATTTGCTGCCGCCTCATTGCATCGCTCCGCAAAATCGAAGGCCGCGACGATGTTTACAAGCGCTTGGTCAAGTCGCTGATCGAAGCTGAAGAACTGGTGCAAAATGACCACAAGAAGAGTGTGGAAATTATTGCCAAGTGGATTAAGCTCGATACCGCTCTTGTCAACAAAGCGTTCTACAGCGGGCACGTCACGCAGGACACGGACCCCAACGTGAAGGGTGTTGAATTCTTCTGGGATTTCTTGAAAGATGCCGAATTCATCAAGTCTGACAGGAAAGTCTCCGAATACGTTCGCACCGATTTCTACAAGGCCGCCATCGCAGAACTTCGCAAAGAAAACCCCAAGTCCGAATTCTACGCCAAGGCAGAAAACATTTTCAAGTCCAGGAACTAA
- a CDS encoding NifB/NifX family molybdenum-iron cluster-binding protein — MAKYRVAVATNDGENVNVHFGHAAAFDVYEVDEESGKFEKVEVRVKPEHCDGTCGDGACGQRDVERSSMFSAAKNLADLDYVLCSQLGPQAVQALTRFNVRAFDIALPIAEAIAKINVYRKKIAERTQRLTGLQDK; from the coding sequence ATGGCTAAATATAGAGTTGCAGTCGCCACAAACGATGGCGAAAATGTCAATGTTCACTTTGGACATGCCGCGGCGTTCGACGTCTACGAAGTCGATGAAGAAAGCGGAAAATTTGAAAAAGTCGAAGTCCGCGTTAAGCCGGAGCATTGCGACGGCACATGCGGCGATGGTGCTTGCGGTCAGCGAGATGTAGAACGTTCATCTATGTTCTCGGCAGCAAAGAATCTAGCCGATCTGGATTATGTTCTCTGCTCGCAGCTTGGCCCGCAGGCGGTGCAGGCGTTGACACGCTTTAACGTGCGCGCTTTCGATATCGCACTTCCCATTGCCGAAGCAATCGCCAAAATCAACGTGTACCGTAAAAAGATTGCGGAACGTACCCAGAGACTCACGGGATTACAGGATAAATAA
- a CDS encoding ABC transporter ATP-binding protein translates to MTIKQNGFEATNLGFSYDGRAILKDINLKINQGEFVCLLGESGSGKTTLLNLLAGLTKPSEGHVYWKGKEIEKPSAERSVVFQDYTLFPWLTLLQNVTLAIKKTKKLKTSYAKNLAEEYLNLVGLSGSLHKYPFELSGGMRQRGAIARALSVSADALLLDEPFGALDPVNRASLQDLVLELCRGVKDRPITTLFVTHDIREAVYLGSRIIVLGSTPGRIIADIPLDFPVKKNRGEWFRNEKVQQTIATIEDAYHKDILEKLGHIVQGGASI, encoded by the coding sequence ATGACAATAAAGCAAAATGGTTTTGAAGCAACGAATCTCGGTTTTTCGTACGATGGCAGAGCCATCCTGAAAGACATCAACTTGAAAATCAATCAAGGTGAGTTCGTATGCCTACTAGGCGAAAGCGGTAGTGGCAAGACCACTTTGCTGAACCTTCTCGCTGGGCTTACCAAGCCGAGCGAGGGGCATGTCTACTGGAAAGGAAAAGAAATCGAAAAGCCTTCTGCCGAAAGGAGTGTGGTCTTTCAAGACTACACCCTTTTCCCTTGGCTTACCCTTCTCCAAAATGTAACGCTCGCTATTAAAAAGACGAAAAAACTGAAGACGAGCTACGCCAAAAATTTAGCAGAAGAATACTTGAATTTGGTGGGGCTTTCTGGAAGTCTGCATAAATATCCCTTTGAACTTTCGGGCGGAATGCGCCAGCGCGGAGCCATAGCGCGTGCCTTAAGTGTCAGCGCCGACGCCCTTCTTTTAGACGAACCCTTTGGCGCTCTTGACCCGGTAAACAGGGCGAGCTTGCAAGATTTAGTCTTGGAGCTTTGCCGCGGCGTCAAAGACCGTCCTATTACCACACTGTTTGTCACGCACGACATTCGTGAAGCCGTTTATCTCGGGAGCCGCATTATCGTTTTAGGCTCGACCCCGGGGCGTATCATTGCGGACATCCCGCTTGATTTCCCGGTAAAGAAGAATCGTGGCGAATGGTTCCGCAACGAAAAAGTCCAACAAACCATTGCAACCATTGAAGACGCCTACCACAAGGACATCCTTGAAAAACTAGGCCATATTGTACAAGGAGGTGCAAGTATATGA
- a CDS encoding ABC transporter permease — protein MLISCGPEWDSQYLFPSPKAVLKALFDSREELLRSAGASLLKLVPAYLVASIVGISIGIVSGSIPWVSNMLKPISRFAAPIPPNVYIPYAIAILPTFYLSSTFIIFIAAFWPIYLNTAAGAAEIPEKYKRNAAIIGIGKFEYLWRIALVASLPSIFSGLSVGIGLSFIMLTVAELFGENTGLGHFVQFYADYSDYPNMVAGILWTGIVVLAIMELFELVKRKLLFWTKAN, from the coding sequence GTGTTAATCAGTTGCGGCCCCGAATGGGACAGTCAATATTTGTTCCCATCTCCTAAGGCTGTACTGAAAGCCCTCTTCGATTCTCGTGAAGAACTTTTGCGCAGTGCAGGAGCCTCTCTTTTAAAACTGGTGCCCGCCTATTTGGTGGCGTCGATTGTCGGAATCTCTATCGGAATTGTTTCTGGTTCCATTCCGTGGGTCTCCAATATGCTAAAACCCATTTCCAGGTTTGCGGCCCCCATTCCCCCCAACGTTTACATTCCTTACGCGATAGCGATTCTTCCGACGTTCTATTTGTCTTCGACATTCATCATTTTTATTGCCGCCTTTTGGCCCATCTACTTGAATACGGCTGCCGGTGCCGCCGAAATCCCCGAAAAATACAAGCGTAACGCCGCCATTATCGGAATCGGAAAGTTTGAGTACTTGTGGAGAATCGCCCTTGTAGCAAGCCTTCCCTCAATATTCTCGGGGCTTTCTGTAGGCATAGGGCTTTCGTTCATCATGCTCACCGTGGCAGAACTTTTCGGCGAAAACACGGGGCTCGGTCACTTTGTGCAATTTTACGCCGACTATTCCGATTACCCCAACATGGTTGCAGGCATTCTTTGGACAGGCATTGTGGTGCTTGCGATTATGGAACTGTTTGAACTTGTTAAACGCAAGCTCCTGTTCTGGACAAAAGCGAATTAG
- the nifH gene encoding nitrogenase iron protein, with amino-acid sequence MSKKLRQIAIYGKGGIGKSTTTQNLTAGLVEQGKHVLVVGCDPKADSTRLLLGGLHQKTVLDTIRDNKTEIQLSDLEKVGFKGVRCVESGGPEPGVGCAGRGIITSISMLEQLGAYTEDLDYVFYDVLGDVVCGGFAMPIREGKAKEIYIVASGEMMALYAANNICKGIAKYAQHGEVRLGGIICNSRNVDNELDLLRAFTKELNTQLIQFVPRNNIVQQAEIRKKTVIEFEPKSSQANVYRELAKNIDENELFTIPTPMTQDRLEQILIDYGMMEKDYQI; translated from the coding sequence ATGTCTAAGAAATTACGTCAAATCGCTATTTACGGAAAGGGTGGCATCGGCAAGTCCACCACGACTCAAAACTTGACCGCAGGCCTTGTAGAACAAGGAAAGCACGTTCTTGTGGTCGGTTGCGACCCTAAAGCAGACTCTACTCGCCTTTTGCTCGGCGGCCTTCATCAAAAGACTGTGCTTGACACCATTCGTGACAACAAAACCGAAATTCAGCTTTCTGACCTTGAAAAGGTCGGCTTTAAGGGAGTGCGTTGTGTAGAATCCGGTGGCCCGGAACCGGGCGTGGGTTGCGCAGGCCGTGGCATCATCACCTCCATTAGCATGCTCGAACAGCTCGGCGCCTACACCGAAGACCTTGATTACGTTTTCTACGATGTGTTGGGTGACGTGGTGTGCGGCGGTTTCGCTATGCCGATTCGTGAAGGCAAGGCAAAAGAAATTTATATCGTGGCCTCCGGCGAAATGATGGCCCTTTATGCCGCTAACAACATTTGTAAGGGTATCGCCAAGTATGCCCAGCACGGTGAAGTGCGCCTGGGCGGTATCATTTGTAACAGCCGTAATGTGGATAACGAACTTGACTTGCTCCGTGCATTCACCAAGGAACTCAACACGCAGCTCATTCAGTTTGTGCCGCGCAACAACATTGTGCAGCAGGCCGAAATCCGCAAGAAGACCGTGATTGAATTCGAACCCAAGTCTAGCCAGGCAAATGTCTACCGTGAACTTGCCAAAAACATCGACGAAAATGAACTCTTTACCATACCGACCCCGATGACGCAGGACCGTTTGGAACAGATTCTCATCGATTACGGCATGATGGAAAAAGACTACCAAATTTAA
- a CDS encoding Fic family protein, which translates to MSVKMSDKYEPPFTINTAIVNLAAEISALVERVAIRLEQSDSLRLRRINQIQSIHSSLAIEGNSLSEGQVSDIIDGKRIIAPEREILEVKNALRTYELYPSLKAFSEKDLLKAHAVMMQGIIPDAGRYRNCNEGVFKGRKCVHFAPPPNMVPILMKNLFSWLKNSKDHWLIRSCVFHYEFEFIHPFRDGNGRIGRLWQSLILGKWNPLFAHLPVENLVYANQQAYYNAINASSAAGDCGIFVEFMLNRILDSLKALQKIDAVVGARKPFVLTDRQKKIVSLLKKNNFATEKEMAEKFAVTTRTIERDLAKLQDNRILERAGSKRDGYWIVK; encoded by the coding sequence ATGTCGGTAAAAATGTCGGATAAATACGAGCCTCCATTTACGATTAACACGGCGATAGTTAACCTTGCGGCAGAGATTTCGGCCTTGGTTGAACGAGTCGCAATCCGGTTGGAACAATCGGATAGTTTACGCCTGCGTCGAATAAACCAAATTCAGAGTATCCATAGTTCCTTGGCGATAGAAGGCAATTCGCTTTCAGAAGGCCAGGTGTCCGACATTATTGACGGCAAGCGCATTATCGCTCCCGAACGAGAAATCCTCGAAGTGAAGAACGCCTTACGGACTTATGAACTCTATCCTTCATTAAAGGCGTTTTCGGAAAAGGACTTGCTCAAGGCTCATGCCGTAATGATGCAAGGTATAATTCCCGATGCCGGGAGATACCGAAATTGCAACGAAGGTGTATTCAAGGGGCGCAAATGCGTCCATTTTGCGCCGCCACCCAACATGGTCCCGATCTTGATGAAAAATCTTTTTTCGTGGTTAAAAAACAGCAAAGACCATTGGCTGATTCGGTCGTGTGTTTTCCATTATGAATTTGAATTCATCCATCCTTTCCGAGACGGGAATGGCAGAATTGGTCGTTTGTGGCAATCCCTTATTTTGGGCAAGTGGAATCCTTTGTTCGCTCATTTGCCCGTCGAAAACCTGGTTTACGCAAATCAACAGGCCTATTACAACGCGATAAACGCATCTAGTGCTGCTGGCGACTGTGGCATTTTCGTAGAATTCATGCTCAATAGAATCTTGGATTCATTGAAGGCCTTGCAAAAGATAGATGCCGTTGTCGGCGCACGAAAACCCTTCGTATTAACGGATCGTCAAAAAAAAATTGTCTCTTTGTTGAAAAAGAACAATTTTGCTACAGAAAAAGAGATGGCAGAAAAGTTTGCCGTCACGACAAGAACCATTGAACGAGACTTAGCAAAATTGCAAGACAACAGAATCCTTGAACGCGCCGGCTCAAAAAGAGACGGTTATTGGATTGTGAAATAA
- a CDS encoding class I SAM-dependent methyltransferase, producing the protein MESLTAKLCAFARAWHSLQSDHTVFNDFLAFDLMGREEYENVSRLILKRFPQESENSVEYFNRKYFLPIVLSRSRFAEDRVKLLARSGKIQYVICGAGVDTFSFRNKDPNVEVFELDLLPTQSYKKNRIRELKWSVSENVHFVAIDFSKDSIVERLVANGFDCKKPTVISILGVSYYLPLSVFAETVRQFSEIASTGISIVFDYLQKDAYSNSVQELRKIVADCGETMAEGYLDREVFEVLERYGFKVDEFLGENALQQRYFLMGNLKAFDSVRLIAAVK; encoded by the coding sequence ATGGAAAGTTTAACAGCAAAATTATGCGCATTTGCACGAGCCTGGCATTCTTTACAATCGGACCATACCGTTTTCAACGACTTTCTGGCGTTCGACCTGATGGGTCGCGAGGAGTACGAAAATGTTTCACGCCTGATTCTAAAGCGGTTTCCGCAAGAGTCGGAAAATTCGGTCGAATATTTCAACCGGAAATACTTTCTCCCGATTGTACTTTCTCGGAGCCGCTTTGCCGAGGACCGCGTAAAGCTCCTCGCCCGCTCGGGAAAGATTCAATATGTGATTTGCGGTGCGGGAGTAGACACGTTCTCGTTCCGCAACAAAGACCCGAATGTCGAAGTTTTTGAACTGGATTTGCTTCCGACACAAAGCTACAAGAAAAATCGCATTCGTGAACTCAAGTGGAGCGTTTCGGAGAATGTCCATTTTGTGGCGATTGACTTCAGCAAGGACAGCATTGTCGAAAGACTTGTCGCAAATGGCTTTGACTGCAAAAAGCCGACCGTTATTAGCATTCTGGGTGTCTCGTATTACCTCCCGCTTTCTGTTTTTGCAGAAACCGTGCGGCAGTTTTCAGAGATTGCATCAACCGGCATTTCGATTGTATTTGATTACCTGCAAAAAGATGCCTATTCGAATTCGGTTCAGGAATTGCGAAAAATTGTTGCTGATTGCGGCGAAACCATGGCCGAAGGCTACTTGGACCGCGAGGTTTTCGAGGTACTTGAGCGATATGGATTCAAGGTCGACGAATTTCTCGGCGAAAACGCGCTTCAACAACGCTATTTTCTGATGGGAAATCTAAAAGCATTTGATTCTGTACGCTTGATTGCGGCGGTAAAGTAG
- a CDS encoding nitrogenase component 1 — protein sequence MATIQKKKSNSISDPRYACAVGASHTVVAIKGAVPIANCSPGCQLKQTAFLTFENGFQGSIYAGAGNMPSANSTENDIVFGGIKTLDQLIKSTLKVFDGDLYVVLTGCVGGLIGDDVSSLVRGYRDLGYPIVSVDTAGFKGNNLFGHEEVVNAIVDQFVGDYSGERKKGLVNLWFETPYYNQNWRGDYQEIARILRGAGFEVNVLFGPENNGVADWLRIPEAQFNLVISPWVGVRNAEHLQEKYGQPFLHIPEIPLGAEATSEFIRKVVEFAEIDKEQSEKFIKEENRIYYYYLEHFSEFFAEYWFGMPSEFAITADSAYTLAYTKFLVDQIGLIPRKAIISDDPPEKFRKGIEDSFHNISEGVDVDVEFEEDGYLIEKSIKEVNFSSGKPLILASSWEINIANEKNALLFEITPPSSETLIINRSFVGYKGALNLLEKIYSTSVGGK from the coding sequence ATGGCTACAATTCAAAAGAAAAAAAGTAATTCTATTTCGGACCCCCGATACGCTTGCGCAGTTGGTGCATCTCATACTGTTGTCGCTATTAAGGGTGCAGTTCCTATTGCCAACTGCTCTCCGGGTTGCCAGCTGAAGCAAACGGCGTTTCTCACGTTTGAAAACGGTTTCCAGGGTAGCATTTACGCCGGTGCCGGTAACATGCCGAGTGCAAACTCTACCGAAAACGATATCGTTTTTGGCGGCATCAAGACTTTGGATCAGTTGATTAAATCGACGCTCAAGGTTTTTGACGGTGACCTCTATGTGGTTCTTACGGGTTGCGTGGGTGGTCTTATCGGTGACGATGTTTCGAGCCTGGTTCGTGGCTACCGCGATTTGGGTTACCCGATTGTGTCTGTCGATACTGCCGGCTTCAAGGGCAACAACCTTTTCGGTCACGAAGAAGTCGTAAACGCCATCGTCGACCAATTCGTGGGCGATTACAGCGGCGAACGCAAGAAGGGTTTGGTGAACCTTTGGTTCGAAACACCCTACTACAACCAGAACTGGCGCGGAGACTATCAGGAAATCGCCCGTATTCTGCGCGGCGCAGGCTTTGAAGTCAATGTGCTGTTCGGACCCGAAAATAACGGTGTCGCTGACTGGTTGCGCATTCCCGAGGCCCAATTCAACTTGGTGATTTCTCCGTGGGTGGGCGTTCGAAACGCAGAACACCTCCAGGAAAAATACGGTCAGCCGTTCCTGCACATTCCTGAAATTCCGCTCGGCGCCGAAGCGACTAGCGAATTTATCCGTAAAGTCGTCGAATTTGCCGAAATCGACAAGGAACAGAGCGAAAAGTTCATCAAGGAAGAAAACAGAATCTATTACTACTATCTGGAACACTTCTCCGAATTTTTCGCCGAATACTGGTTCGGTATGCCCAGTGAATTTGCCATTACCGCAGATTCCGCCTACACGCTTGCCTACACCAAGTTCCTCGTGGACCAAATCGGCCTTATTCCGCGCAAGGCAATTATCAGTGACGATCCGCCAGAAAAATTCCGCAAAGGTATCGAAGATTCGTTCCACAACATTAGCGAAGGTGTCGATGTTGACGTGGAATTTGAAGAAGATGGCTACCTGATTGAAAAGTCCATTAAGGAAGTGAATTTCTCTTCGGGCAAGCCTTTGATTCTTGCGTCTTCTTGGGAAATCAATATCGCCAACGAAAAGAATGCGCTGCTTTTCGAAATTACACCGCCATCCAGCGAAACACTGATTATTAACCGGAGTTTCGTCGGTTACAAGGGTGCACTTAATTTACTCGAAAAGATTTATAGCACATCTGTCGGTGGTAAATAA
- a CDS encoding alpha/beta hydrolase → MHYLIVPGLNNSGPSHWQRHINSDSNLGEWVQGCAFLAEFEKGLPL, encoded by the coding sequence ATGCACTACTTAATTGTTCCTGGTTTGAATAATTCTGGCCCGAGTCATTGGCAAAGGCACATCAATTCCGATTCAAATTTGGGTGAATGGGTGCAGGGATGTGCATTTTTGGCCGAATTCGAAAAAGGCTTGCCGCTTTAG
- a CDS encoding radical SAM protein, translated as MATSQETVFREHPCFGACKNRKGRIHLPVAPGCNIECRFCDRRINEDAQVPGNTSKVIKPEEACGYIRKALEFVPELTTVGIAGPGDTLATPFALDTFRLVKKEFPQLIRCMSTNGLLLNDKADEVIDVGIDSLTVTVNAVDPEIEAMINARIFYHGKTYTGVEAAEILIHNQLEGIRKVAKSGTLIKVNTVLCPGINDKHIEDVAATVREAGAIMYNIIPLIPQNGFKDIPAPTPKTLAIAQEQAGVFINVFKHCAHCRADAVGVPGVYDVGAQIYMDRIRVKETFSHG; from the coding sequence ATGGCAACCAGTCAAGAAACAGTTTTTAGAGAACACCCGTGTTTTGGCGCTTGCAAAAACCGGAAGGGGCGCATTCATTTGCCTGTCGCCCCAGGTTGCAATATCGAGTGCCGTTTTTGCGATAGGCGCATTAACGAAGATGCTCAGGTACCGGGAAATACGAGTAAGGTAATTAAGCCCGAAGAGGCATGTGGTTACATTCGCAAGGCATTGGAATTCGTGCCGGAACTCACGACGGTGGGAATCGCAGGGCCAGGCGATACATTAGCAACCCCTTTTGCGCTAGACACATTCCGCCTAGTAAAAAAGGAATTTCCGCAACTCATTCGCTGCATGAGCACCAATGGACTTTTGCTGAACGATAAGGCAGACGAAGTCATCGATGTGGGCATTGATTCGCTCACGGTTACGGTGAATGCCGTGGACCCTGAAATCGAGGCGATGATCAATGCAAGAATTTTCTACCACGGTAAAACCTATACGGGCGTAGAAGCCGCAGAAATTCTGATTCACAACCAGCTCGAAGGCATTCGCAAGGTGGCGAAAAGCGGAACGCTTATCAAAGTCAATACGGTTCTTTGCCCGGGCATTAATGACAAGCACATCGAAGATGTGGCGGCCACCGTGCGCGAAGCGGGCGCCATCATGTACAACATCATTCCGTTGATTCCGCAAAACGGCTTTAAGGATATTCCCGCTCCGACACCGAAAACTCTTGCGATTGCGCAGGAGCAGGCGGGAGTATTCATCAACGTGTTCAAACATTGCGCCCATTGCCGTGCTGACGCCGTTGGCGTCCCGGGCGTTTACGATGTCGGCGCGCAAATCTACATGGACCGCATCCGTGTAAAGGAGACTTTCTCTCATGGCTAA
- a CDS encoding nitrogenase component 1 translates to MAKTNINLNMTSVENREYRLGTIIGWDGKASDLIKESAYDERSAKKHGGCAGKGSGCKLCELASPLNQETMCSNAIVQCQVGNLTDCALIDHSPIGCSGENSKFNLSMHNGLRRRGKPLQNTLNISTNLKEKDMVFGASDKLRQTILDAKERFNPKAIFIGMACATAIIGEDIDSIAEEMEPEVGVPIIPLHCEGFRSKHWSTGFDVAFHGVLRQIVERHPTKKQNDLLNIVALWGSDYFSEMLAPLGLRVNYLLDTASFEEIRQASEAVATATFCDTLGGYMATALEESFGVPQIDAPQPYGIKGTDAWLRAIAKVVGKEKEAEEYIESEHKRIAPKLAELREFFKGKNGIVMTGSAYAHGLISVLSELGIGHDAALVFHHDPVYDGGGEHQDTLKELVETYGDIPHYTVSKTRAFQLPQLLKRAKTDFLLIRHPGLASVAGHLGFPTLTMGDEHIPVGYQGILRIGEMLKGVIARTKFNQVLKRNVKLPYSDWWLAQDDPFYLTHHPEALEDLPEPRNLKLKIGTESNSTSA, encoded by the coding sequence ATGGCCAAGACTAATATCAATTTGAATATGACCTCGGTCGAAAACCGTGAATATCGACTGGGTACGATTATCGGCTGGGACGGCAAAGCGAGCGACCTGATCAAGGAATCGGCCTACGACGAACGCAGTGCGAAAAAGCATGGCGGTTGCGCGGGCAAGGGCTCGGGCTGCAAACTTTGCGAACTTGCTTCTCCGCTGAACCAAGAGACTATGTGCTCTAATGCGATTGTGCAGTGCCAGGTGGGAAACCTCACGGACTGCGCCCTGATTGACCATTCTCCTATCGGTTGCAGCGGCGAAAACTCCAAGTTTAACCTCTCGATGCATAACGGCCTTCGCCGCCGTGGAAAGCCCCTGCAGAATACGCTGAACATCAGCACGAACCTGAAAGAAAAGGACATGGTTTTCGGCGCTTCCGATAAGCTCCGCCAGACCATCCTCGACGCAAAGGAACGCTTTAACCCCAAGGCGATTTTCATCGGTATGGCTTGTGCGACCGCTATTATCGGTGAAGACATCGACTCCATTGCCGAGGAAATGGAACCTGAAGTTGGCGTGCCTATCATTCCGCTGCATTGCGAAGGTTTCCGTTCCAAGCACTGGTCTACGGGTTTCGACGTCGCTTTCCATGGTGTGCTTCGCCAGATTGTGGAACGTCACCCGACCAAGAAACAGAATGACCTGCTCAATATCGTTGCCCTTTGGGGTTCGGACTATTTCTCCGAAATGCTAGCTCCGCTTGGATTGCGTGTAAACTACCTTCTGGATACCGCCTCTTTCGAAGAAATTCGCCAGGCCTCCGAAGCGGTCGCTACCGCAACCTTCTGCGATACGTTGGGCGGCTACATGGCGACGGCTCTCGAAGAATCTTTCGGTGTTCCGCAGATTGACGCTCCGCAGCCTTACGGCATCAAGGGTACCGATGCATGGCTCCGCGCTATCGCAAAGGTTGTCGGCAAAGAAAAAGAAGCCGAAGAATACATCGAAAGCGAGCACAAGCGCATTGCTCCGAAGCTCGCCGAACTCCGCGAATTTTTCAAGGGCAAGAACGGCATCGTGATGACGGGTTCTGCATACGCACATGGCCTCATCAGCGTGCTTTCGGAACTGGGAATCGGCCACGACGCTGCACTCGTGTTCCACCACGACCCCGTTTACGACGGCGGTGGCGAACATCAGGATACCTTGAAGGAACTGGTCGAAACCTACGGCGATATTCCGCACTATACCGTTAGTAAGACCCGCGCCTTCCAGCTTCCGCAGCTTCTGAAACGCGCCAAGACAGACTTCTTGCTCATTCGCCATCCGGGTCTCGCCTCTGTCGCGGGCCACCTTGGATTCCCGACCCTTACCATGGGCGACGAACATATCCCGGTGGGCTACCAGGGCATCCTCCGCATTGGCGAAATGCTCAAGGGCGTGATTGCACGTACCAAGTTTAACCAAGTGCTTAAACGCAACGTGAAACTTCCGTATTCCGACTGGTGGCTTGCTCAGGACGATCCGTTCTATTTGACACATCACCCGGAAGCACTTGAAGATTTGCCGGAACCGAGAAATCTCAAACTGAAAATTGGTACAGAATCCAATTCGACCAGCGCATAA
- a CDS encoding HD domain-containing protein, whose translation MSLTLERAKEINNGHVTEESLVIHSLNVCYAMGAMAKHFGEDVEHWQAVGYLHDYDYQEFPEEHLQHTEKELLTQGVSEEDVRAILAHGFEIVNQVEPRTNMEKSLFTVDELTGIIQACARMRPNGILDLEVKSFMKKFKDKKFAAKCNRDYILKGCALLGMDVKDVAAICIEGMREHAAEIGLAGNAEA comes from the coding sequence ATGAGTCTGACCCTTGAACGCGCAAAAGAAATCAACAATGGACACGTGACCGAAGAATCGCTGGTCATCCATTCCCTCAACGTATGCTATGCCATGGGCGCGATGGCCAAACACTTCGGCGAAGACGTTGAACACTGGCAGGCCGTGGGCTACCTGCACGATTACGACTACCAGGAATTCCCCGAAGAACACTTGCAGCACACCGAAAAGGAACTGCTCACACAAGGCGTCTCCGAAGAAGATGTGCGTGCCATTTTGGCGCACGGTTTTGAAATCGTGAATCAGGTGGAACCCAGGACCAACATGGAAAAGAGTCTGTTCACCGTCGACGAACTCACCGGAATCATCCAGGCCTGCGCAAGAATGCGCCCCAACGGAATTTTGGATCTCGAAGTGAAAAGTTTCATGAAGAAGTTCAAGGACAAGAAATTCGCCGCCAAGTGCAACCGCGACTACATTCTGAAAGGCTGTGCCCTGCTCGGCATGGACGTGAAGGACGTCGCCGCCATCTGCATCGAGGGCATGCGTGAACACGCCGCCGAAATCGGCCTGGCTGGGAACGCTGAGGCATAG